A region from the Wansuia hejianensis genome encodes:
- the selD gene encoding selenide, water dikinase SelD, translating to MKSDRQMFCQSGGCTAKLGPGALSHVLEKLPRKQDPDLLVGYDHSDDAAVYRISDTTALVQTLDFFPPMVEDPYLFGQIAAANALSDIYAMGGEVLTALNIVCFPENMDLNILGQILAGGNEKVREGGGVLAGGHTIMDEGIKYGLSVCGRVHPDRILTNHDCEAGDTLLLTKPLGVGLTCTAARMETVSGPDLELALESMRTLNRKASEVIRKYHTHACTDVTGFGFLGHLCEMMGGRLTAVIDQEKIPRIPGSESYAEEFYLTAAAQRNRNHLQGRVSFQDCTFAMEELLFDPQTSGGLLVSMAAEDAGRALKELSALGLPCGIVGKVTGRTEKEVIVR from the coding sequence ATGAAATCAGATAGACAGATGTTCTGTCAGAGTGGGGGGTGTACGGCCAAGCTGGGGCCGGGCGCACTGTCACATGTGCTGGAAAAGCTGCCGAGGAAACAGGATCCGGATCTGCTGGTGGGATATGATCACTCCGATGACGCCGCGGTTTACAGGATATCTGACACTACGGCGCTGGTACAGACGCTGGATTTTTTTCCTCCGATGGTGGAGGACCCTTATCTGTTCGGGCAGATAGCGGCGGCCAATGCCCTCAGTGATATTTACGCCATGGGAGGGGAGGTGCTGACGGCGCTGAACATTGTCTGTTTTCCGGAAAATATGGATTTGAACATTCTGGGGCAGATTCTGGCAGGCGGTAATGAAAAGGTACGGGAGGGCGGCGGCGTGCTGGCCGGAGGCCATACGATCATGGATGAAGGAATTAAATACGGCCTGTCAGTCTGCGGCAGAGTTCATCCGGACAGGATTCTGACGAATCATGATTGTGAGGCAGGAGACACCCTGCTTCTTACAAAGCCTTTGGGCGTAGGCCTCACCTGCACGGCGGCCCGGATGGAGACGGTTTCCGGACCGGATCTGGAGCTGGCGCTGGAATCCATGCGGACTCTGAACAGGAAGGCTTCAGAGGTCATCCGGAAATACCATACCCATGCCTGCACAGATGTGACAGGCTTTGGATTCCTGGGGCATCTCTGTGAGATGATGGGCGGCCGCCTGACCGCTGTCATCGATCAGGAGAAGATCCCGCGGATACCGGGGAGTGAATCATACGCGGAAGAGTTCTACCTGACAGCGGCGGCTCAGAGGAACAGGAACCATCTGCAGGGACGGGTCTCGTTTCAGGACTGCACGTTTGCTATGGAGGAGCTGCTCTTTGATCCTCAGACCTCAGGCGGCCTGCTGGTGAGCATGGCGGCGGAGGATGCCGGACGGGCGCTGAAGGAGCTGTCGGCACTTGGCCTTCCCTGCGGGATCGTTGGGAAAGTGACCGGCCGGACTGAAAAGGAAGTAATTGTAAGATGA
- the yedF gene encoding sulfurtransferase-like selenium metabolism protein YedF — MIELDERGKPCPLPVVEAKRAMEAAPAGEAVSVIVDNEIAVQNLKKLAGQKGWGFSAGQTGNGCYQACLSRKGSAAIHTGAEDGQRDHETAPEPEGSSDIPACGCSGGAVAVISSDCMGSGDERLGKLLMKGFLFALTSQERKPSAVLFYNRGAFLTCSGSDSLEDIRKLEKSGVEILTCGTCLDFYGIKDQLAVGQVTNMYEITEKQMNAALIVRP, encoded by the coding sequence ATGATAGAACTGGATGAAAGAGGAAAACCGTGTCCCCTTCCGGTGGTGGAAGCAAAACGGGCAATGGAGGCGGCTCCGGCGGGCGAAGCGGTGAGCGTAATCGTTGACAATGAAATAGCGGTACAGAACCTGAAGAAGCTGGCGGGGCAAAAAGGCTGGGGATTTTCCGCCGGACAAACAGGAAACGGATGTTATCAGGCCTGTCTGAGCCGTAAAGGCAGCGCGGCCATTCATACCGGGGCAGAGGATGGGCAGAGGGATCACGAGACGGCCCCGGAACCGGAAGGAAGTTCGGATATCCCTGCATGCGGCTGTTCTGGCGGCGCTGTGGCAGTTATCAGTTCCGACTGTATGGGAAGCGGCGATGAAAGGCTTGGAAAGCTTTTGATGAAAGGTTTCCTTTTTGCACTGACCAGCCAGGAGAGAAAGCCGTCGGCTGTATTATTTTACAACCGGGGGGCGTTTCTGACCTGCAGCGGTTCGGACTCTCTGGAAGATATAAGGAAGCTGGAGAAAAGCGGCGTGGAGATCCTGACCTGCGGAACGTGTCTGGATTTTTATGGAATCAAGGATCAACTGGCTGTGGGGCAGGTGACGAATATGTATGAAATTACAGAAAAACAGATGAACGCCGCATTGATTGTACGGCCGTGA
- the yqeB gene encoding selenium-dependent molybdenum cofactor biosynthesis protein YqeB, producing the protein MTRKEQLVIVRGGGDIATGTIYKLMECGYPVLVLETERPSAIRRLAAFSEAAYEGVSQVEGHTCRLAAGYEEAKAILARGEAAMLTDPDCRVLEQVRPFALVDAILAKRNLGTDRSMSGITIALGPGFRAGEDVDVVIETMRGHDLGRVIHEGSALPDTGTPGLIMGCGRERVIHAPANGILQSCRRIGDLVEEGETLAWILGEDGTRTEVKATLTGLLRGILRDAYRVTKGFKMADIDPRKDEYQNCFTISDKARCIAGGVLEGILCMERRNGAGDLS; encoded by the coding sequence ATGACGCGCAAGGAACAATTGGTGATTGTCCGGGGAGGCGGGGATATCGCTACCGGAACGATTTATAAATTAATGGAATGCGGGTACCCGGTGCTGGTGCTGGAGACAGAGAGGCCGTCGGCGATCCGGCGGCTTGCCGCCTTTTCGGAGGCAGCTTATGAAGGGGTGAGCCAGGTGGAGGGCCATACCTGCCGCCTGGCTGCGGGCTATGAGGAGGCGAAAGCAATCCTTGCCCGGGGAGAGGCGGCCATGCTGACGGATCCGGATTGCAGGGTGCTGGAGCAGGTACGGCCTTTTGCGCTGGTGGACGCGATTCTTGCCAAACGGAATCTGGGGACGGACAGGAGCATGTCCGGGATTACCATCGCCCTGGGGCCAGGCTTCAGGGCCGGGGAAGACGTGGATGTAGTCATAGAAACCATGCGGGGTCATGATCTTGGCCGGGTGATCCATGAAGGCAGCGCTCTTCCGGACACGGGTACGCCGGGGCTGATTATGGGCTGCGGGCGGGAACGGGTCATTCATGCGCCTGCAAACGGAATTCTACAGTCCTGCCGCAGGATCGGCGATCTGGTGGAAGAGGGAGAGACGCTGGCCTGGATTTTGGGAGAGGACGGAACCCGGACTGAGGTGAAAGCCACTCTCACAGGGCTTCTCAGGGGAATTCTCCGCGATGCTTACAGGGTCACAAAGGGATTTAAGATGGCGGATATTGATCCGAGGAAAGACGAATACCAGAATTGCTTTACCATATCGGATAAGGCCCGCTGCATCGCGGGGGGCGTTCTGGAAGGAATACTCTGCATGGAGAGGAGGAACGGCGCAGGTGATCTATCTTGA
- a CDS encoding aminotransferase class V-fold PLP-dependent enzyme — protein sequence MIYLDNAATSYYRPPQVAQAVAEAMESMGNSARGSCEPSMRAARMIFRVRSMVNRLFHGSGPEQTVFTGNVTESLNVAIKGLLKPGDLAVTTVLDHNSVLRPLYEMERLGVRLRIAGCDSRGTVDYEGIEKGIRAGARAVVCTHASNLTGNVVDIRRIGKLCREQGTLFVVDAAQTAGEFPIDMEKDCIDVLCFTGHKSLMGPQGTGGLCVRRGVEIRPLISGGSGIRTFDRGQPPDMPESLEAGTLNGHGLAGLKAALEYLEDQGIEKLTKRKQELAWEFYRGAVQLPGIRVYGDFTGPDRAPVVALNVAEEDSGKVSGYLAERFGICTRSGGHCAPLMHRALGTEIQGAVRFSFSHFNTEEDVQEALAALGKYEEEMM from the coding sequence GTGATCTATCTTGATAATGCCGCCACCAGCTATTACCGTCCCCCGCAGGTGGCTCAGGCTGTGGCAGAAGCGATGGAGTCAATGGGAAACAGTGCCCGGGGGAGCTGTGAGCCGTCCATGAGGGCGGCACGCATGATCTTCAGAGTGCGCAGCATGGTGAACCGCCTGTTCCACGGCAGCGGCCCGGAACAGACCGTATTTACCGGTAATGTTACAGAGAGTCTGAATGTTGCCATCAAAGGACTTCTGAAGCCCGGTGATCTGGCTGTTACCACGGTGCTGGATCATAACAGCGTCCTTCGCCCTCTGTATGAGATGGAGCGGCTCGGCGTCCGTCTGAGGATTGCAGGCTGTGATTCACGGGGGACGGTAGACTACGAAGGGATAGAAAAAGGCATCCGGGCCGGGGCCAGGGCTGTGGTCTGCACCCACGCTTCTAATTTGACCGGAAATGTAGTGGATATTCGAAGGATCGGGAAGCTCTGCCGGGAGCAGGGAACGCTGTTTGTGGTTGACGCTGCCCAGACGGCCGGAGAATTCCCTATTGATATGGAAAAGGACTGTATAGATGTGCTGTGTTTTACCGGGCATAAAAGCCTGATGGGCCCTCAGGGAACGGGCGGTCTCTGTGTGCGGAGAGGAGTGGAGATCCGTCCGCTGATCAGCGGGGGAAGCGGGATCAGGACCTTTGACCGGGGGCAGCCGCCGGATATGCCGGAATCGCTGGAGGCCGGAACCCTGAACGGCCATGGTCTGGCCGGCCTGAAGGCGGCCCTGGAATATCTGGAGGACCAGGGAATAGAAAAATTGACGAAGAGGAAGCAGGAGCTGGCCTGGGAATTCTACCGGGGGGCGGTGCAGCTTCCTGGAATTAGAGTTTACGGAGATTTTACAGGGCCGGACAGGGCGCCTGTTGTGGCTTTGAATGTGGCGGAAGAGGATTCGGGGAAGGTGAGTGGTTACCTGGCGGAAAGATTTGGTATCTGTACCAGAAGCGGCGGACATTGCGCGCCGCTGATGCACAGAGCCCTGGGAACTGAAATACAGGGAGCGGTCAGGTTCAGTTTTTCTCATTTCAATACAGAGGAGGATGTTCAGGAAGCCCTGGCGGCGCTCGGTAAATATGAGGAGGAAATGATGTGA